The Desulfomicrobium orale DSM 12838 genome includes a window with the following:
- a CDS encoding glycoside hydrolase family 99-like domain-containing protein, protein MPQFHPIPENDRWWGEGFTEWTNVTKATPLYPGHNQPDLPGPLGFYDLRVQEVMRRQVAMAKHHGIYGFCFHYYWFSGRRLLERPLEGYLNDPNCDLPFCLNWANENWSRRWDGKDQEILIQQVHSPEDDRSIMQDLLRYFSDPRYIRLDGRPLFLVYHAKLLPDMKATLERWRQYCEELGELPPYFVMVQSFDNWDPRQYDFDAAAQFPPHLSHKPEGYKHTSIQGISSDFTGTVVAYEEMYKQTLAGLNAPFPLFPCVCPGWDNTPRRGNNAFIYAGATPAKYEQWLEQACSHALKTLPEDQAFVFINAWNEWAEGAHLEPSQRYGYAFLNATSRVLTSTSAAGRAILDPSLRLRLLVVSHDAARAGAQILLLEHLRWLTRHAAVDIYLILLQDGPLLSDFKSICPVLICAPEHIQTNTVREFCGKIDLILGNTAVVASAYDVLSTFDVPIVTYVHELEQSLQKFAGQVTLEKMCHHTNHYVAASESIRRNLVSRHNISPEIVQTIHASITPPSIHPSPRLREAQRQTLELPQNIQIVLGCGSRDWRKGVDIFVEVARRVLKNPDCPPTIFIWIGGGDDPSITSPQMLVKRYGLDTQVLFLGEQSFPQPYFQTADIFLLPSREDPFPLVCLEAAACKMPIVCFDDVGDMPGFVSLGGGFVVPRENVEAMAERVLLLLISPDLRSKLGQKAFDNFHSMHTTDIAAPFLLALCREKAGKPAPVSVIVPNYNYANYLERRLASIFEQSFRDIEVIVLDDASTDQSLARIARWQQRTNLQLVKNTSNSGNVFVQWRKGLELAKGEFIWIAEADDDATPSFLGALLAACSRPGVVMAYSIPQVIDGKDRLVRDFNYRKNYLTYAARDRWTHNYEISGLREIREVLAIANCLPNVSAVVFRKPDSALFEDCLAYRCSGDWFFYLRLAALGRVAYVHGDLAFHRRHDQSVIGKDQQAKRHILRQEMEQIHHLAQNLFGPLSKETLDRMQTFRESLDQ, encoded by the coding sequence CTGCCACAATTTCATCCCATCCCGGAAAATGACCGATGGTGGGGAGAAGGATTCACAGAGTGGACCAATGTCACTAAGGCCACTCCCTTATATCCAGGGCACAATCAGCCCGATCTGCCCGGCCCATTGGGATTTTATGACCTGCGCGTACAAGAAGTCATGCGTCGCCAAGTGGCTATGGCCAAGCATCATGGCATCTATGGCTTTTGTTTTCATTATTACTGGTTTTCCGGAAGACGTCTCCTAGAACGGCCTCTGGAGGGCTACCTGAACGATCCGAATTGTGATCTCCCCTTTTGTCTCAACTGGGCCAATGAAAACTGGTCCAGAAGATGGGATGGCAAAGATCAGGAAATCCTTATCCAGCAAGTACACAGCCCTGAGGACGATCGGAGCATCATGCAGGACTTGCTGCGCTACTTCTCCGATCCTCGATATATCCGGCTGGATGGTCGTCCTCTCTTTCTCGTCTATCACGCCAAACTCCTGCCCGACATGAAAGCTACTCTGGAGAGATGGCGTCAGTACTGCGAGGAGCTGGGTGAATTACCACCCTACTTTGTCATGGTCCAATCCTTTGACAACTGGGATCCACGACAATATGATTTTGACGCTGCGGCCCAGTTTCCTCCACATCTCAGCCACAAACCAGAGGGCTATAAACACACGTCCATTCAAGGAATCAGCTCAGATTTCACGGGTACGGTTGTCGCCTACGAAGAAATGTATAAGCAAACCTTGGCTGGTCTGAACGCGCCCTTTCCACTTTTCCCTTGTGTTTGCCCAGGTTGGGACAACACTCCCCGCCGCGGAAACAATGCCTTTATCTATGCTGGAGCAACTCCTGCCAAGTATGAGCAATGGCTTGAACAGGCCTGCTCCCATGCACTCAAGACTCTGCCCGAGGACCAAGCTTTCGTCTTCATCAACGCCTGGAATGAATGGGCGGAAGGAGCGCACCTCGAACCCAGCCAACGTTATGGATATGCTTTCCTGAATGCCACGAGCCGTGTTTTGACCTCCACAAGCGCTGCCGGCCGTGCAATACTTGATCCGTCACTCCGCCTACGCCTTCTTGTCGTATCCCATGACGCGGCCCGAGCCGGGGCCCAAATCCTTCTGTTGGAGCACTTGCGGTGGCTGACTCGTCATGCGGCGGTAGATATATATCTCATCCTCCTGCAAGATGGCCCATTACTGTCAGATTTTAAATCCATTTGCCCTGTACTGATTTGTGCTCCAGAGCATATACAAACCAATACAGTCCGAGAATTTTGCGGAAAAATAGACCTTATTTTGGGCAATACGGCAGTCGTTGCATCCGCCTACGACGTTTTGTCAACGTTTGATGTGCCCATTGTTACCTATGTTCATGAATTGGAGCAATCTCTGCAAAAATTTGCTGGGCAAGTAACGCTTGAAAAAATGTGTCATCATACCAATCACTATGTGGCCGCATCAGAGTCAATTCGGCGAAATCTAGTGTCTCGACATAATATTTCACCTGAAATAGTGCAAACGATTCACGCATCCATCACTCCTCCGTCCATTCACCCATCTCCTCGTCTCCGTGAAGCACAGCGCCAAACTCTGGAACTTCCTCAAAATATTCAGATTGTCCTTGGTTGTGGCTCCCGGGACTGGCGTAAGGGAGTTGATATTTTTGTAGAAGTGGCACGGCGGGTTCTGAAAAACCCAGATTGCCCGCCAACCATCTTCATTTGGATCGGCGGAGGAGACGATCCGTCCATTACCTCCCCCCAGATGCTCGTAAAACGCTACGGTCTGGATACGCAGGTATTGTTTCTCGGAGAACAGTCCTTTCCGCAACCTTATTTTCAGACAGCCGACATTTTCCTACTTCCTTCCAGAGAAGATCCCTTCCCTTTGGTCTGTCTGGAAGCAGCGGCCTGTAAGATGCCCATTGTTTGTTTCGATGACGTGGGAGACATGCCTGGATTCGTAAGCCTTGGCGGTGGATTTGTGGTCCCTAGAGAAAATGTAGAGGCCATGGCCGAGCGGGTGCTTCTCTTATTAATCTCCCCTGACCTTCGAAGCAAACTCGGACAAAAAGCTTTTGATAACTTTCACTCCATGCATACCACGGACATTGCCGCTCCCTTCTTGTTGGCTTTGTGCCGTGAGAAAGCAGGTAAGCCAGCTCCGGTCAGCGTTATTGTGCCGAACTACAATTACGCCAATTATCTGGAGCGTCGTCTGGCCTCCATTTTTGAGCAAAGCTTCCGGGACATAGAAGTCATTGTCCTTGACGATGCGTCCACTGATCAGAGTCTGGCACGCATCGCTCGCTGGCAACAGCGTACAAATTTGCAGTTGGTGAAAAATACCAGCAACAGTGGCAATGTTTTTGTTCAATGGCGTAAGGGATTGGAATTGGCCAAAGGAGAATTTATCTGGATAGCTGAGGCCGACGATGACGCCACTCCATCCTTTTTGGGCGCACTTCTAGCTGCTTGTTCTCGCCCGGGCGTTGTCATGGCGTACAGTATACCCCAGGTTATTGATGGAAAAGATCGACTAGTCCGCGATTTTAATTACCGCAAAAACTACCTTACTTATGCCGCTCGGGACCGGTGGACCCATAACTACGAAATTTCAGGACTGCGAGAAATCAGGGAAGTTCTGGCTATCGCAAACTGCCTGCCCAACGTATCGGCTGTAGTTTTTCGCAAACCTGACTCTGCGTTATTTGAAGATTGTCTGGCCTACCGCTGTTCTGGCGACTGGTTTTTTTACTTACGCTTAGCAGCATTGGGACGAGTTGCTTACGTTCATGGAGATTTGGCCTTTCATCGTCGCCATGATCAGAGTGTCATTGGAAAAGATCAACAGGCCAAACGCCATATTTTACGACAAGAAATGGAGCAGATTCATCATTTAGCACAAAATCTGTTTGGTCCGCTGTCAAAAGAAACTCTTGACCGAATGCAAACCTTTCGTGAATCTTTAGATCAGTAA
- a CDS encoding IS1595-like element ISDeor2 family transposase — protein MKNKYAKRSRISEAKVRQIVKLFAVDLNALQIAEIAGVNRNTANRYLAAFRERIARFCEAESPVQGEVEVDESYFGARRVKGVRGRGAKGKTIVFGLFKREGRVYTEIVPDCSKITLQGIIRGRVKLESIIHSDGWRGYDGLVDLGYQKHFRVEHGNNEFANKNSHINGIESFWAFAKTRLVRFRGLPKHTFYFHLKECEFRFNHRNEDSYKLLLKMLRENPLS, from the coding sequence ATGAAAAACAAGTATGCGAAGCGTTCAAGAATTTCAGAGGCCAAAGTCCGACAAATAGTGAAGCTGTTTGCCGTGGATTTGAATGCCCTGCAGATAGCTGAAATAGCCGGGGTAAATCGTAATACCGCGAACCGTTATCTGGCTGCTTTCCGAGAGAGGATTGCCCGGTTCTGCGAGGCGGAGTCTCCTGTTCAAGGCGAAGTTGAGGTTGATGAAAGCTATTTTGGCGCACGCCGCGTTAAAGGAGTCAGAGGCCGAGGAGCCAAGGGCAAAACCATTGTGTTCGGCTTATTCAAGCGTGAAGGTCGCGTTTATACCGAAATTGTCCCGGACTGTTCAAAAATCACCCTCCAAGGGATCATCCGGGGCCGCGTGAAACTTGAAAGCATTATTCACTCTGATGGCTGGCGCGGCTATGATGGTCTCGTAGACCTAGGCTACCAAAAACACTTCCGGGTTGAGCATGGCAACAATGAATTTGCCAATAAAAACTCACACATTAACGGCATTGAGAGCTTCTGGGCTTTTGCCAAAACACGACTTGTTCGTTTTAGGGGTTTGCCCAAGCACACTTTTTACTTTCATTTGAAAGAATGTGAATTTCGCTTTAACCATAGAAACGAAGATAGTTATAAACTTCTGCTCAAAATGCTCAGAGAAAATCCACTCAGCTAG
- a CDS encoding IS5 family transposase — protein MSQLFYLSAEQLERIKPFFPRSHGIPRVDDRKVISGIIYVIKHGLQWKDAPREYGPYKTLYNRFLRWSRMGVFNNIFTELAKTAGKDGRLMIDATHLKAHRTAASLLKKGSFPLHRTHKGRAELKLHALCDGHGRPLAMTLTEGQVSDYKGAALLMDAIDALPEARELLADRGYDADWFRNALRARGITPCIPPRRSRKRPCSYDKDLYKQRHKIEIMFGRIKDWRRIAMRYDRCAHTFFSALCLAASIIFYLN, from the coding sequence ATGAGCCAACTTTTCTACCTTTCTGCCGAACAACTCGAACGTATCAAGCCCTTCTTTCCACGATCACATGGTATTCCGCGGGTCGATGACCGGAAAGTCATCAGCGGAATCATTTATGTCATCAAACATGGCCTGCAATGGAAAGATGCGCCGCGTGAGTATGGCCCGTATAAAACGCTGTACAATCGCTTTTTGCGCTGGAGCCGGATGGGCGTCTTCAACAATATTTTTACCGAATTGGCAAAAACAGCGGGAAAAGATGGACGATTGATGATCGATGCCACCCACCTCAAAGCCCATCGTACCGCCGCCAGTTTGCTCAAAAAGGGCTCTTTCCCGCTGCATCGGACGCACAAAGGGCGGGCTGAACTAAAACTCCATGCCCTTTGCGACGGCCACGGCAGGCCCCTGGCCATGACGCTCACAGAAGGCCAGGTGAGCGACTACAAAGGAGCCGCCCTGCTTATGGATGCCATAGATGCTTTGCCCGAGGCCAGGGAGCTGCTGGCGGACCGTGGCTATGACGCCGACTGGTTCCGCAATGCCCTGCGTGCCAGAGGCATTACGCCCTGCATCCCGCCCAGAAGGAGCCGGAAGAGACCCTGCTCGTACGATAAAGATCTGTATAAACAGCGGCACAAGATCGAGATCATGTTTGGCAGGATCAAGGACTGGCGGAGAATAGCCATGCGTTATGACCGCTGCGCGCATACCTTCTTTTCAGCTCTGTGCCTCGCGGCTTCCATCATTTTCTATCTCAATTAA
- a CDS encoding class I SAM-dependent methyltransferase gives MEKQKRKYMKNIERQLIESISFSPKSLEFPDSWIGHLPFAAFLIEKCRPEIFVELGTHSGNSYFSFCQAVKENKIQTKCYAIDSWKGEEHAGIYGEEIFEKVNTHNQKHYASFSKLMRMQFDEAADYFSDSCIGLLHIDGFHTYDAVKHDFETWEKKLTPNAFIIFHDINVREQNFGVWKFWEEMKARYPLNIDFLHSHGLGVVFTGNDEQSFPWMHPQTEEQKIVQTFFQNIGEKQFHAYNLLREQEKNKYLKDEINNLHIQFENLKAEHNIYKAEYNMRIDTLQNELTHKESFFRETEHNLYAEISFLQQSCNEFTQSRSWRITKPLRIVGQIIRNKKKFLI, from the coding sequence ATGGAAAAGCAAAAGAGGAAATATATGAAAAATATAGAGAGGCAGCTCATAGAAAGCATTTCATTCTCTCCAAAATCCCTTGAATTTCCAGATTCTTGGATTGGACACCTTCCCTTTGCAGCTTTTTTAATAGAAAAATGTCGACCCGAAATTTTTGTTGAGCTTGGAACACACTCTGGCAATTCATATTTTTCATTCTGCCAAGCAGTAAAGGAAAACAAAATCCAAACTAAATGCTACGCTATAGACTCGTGGAAAGGAGAAGAACACGCTGGAATATACGGAGAAGAAATTTTTGAAAAAGTCAATACGCATAATCAAAAGCATTATGCATCTTTTTCAAAATTAATGCGCATGCAGTTTGACGAAGCAGCTGACTATTTTTCAGACTCTTGTATAGGGCTATTACATATAGATGGATTTCATACATACGATGCTGTTAAACACGATTTTGAAACATGGGAAAAAAAACTCACCCCCAATGCATTTATTATTTTTCATGACATCAATGTCCGAGAGCAAAACTTTGGAGTTTGGAAGTTTTGGGAGGAAATGAAGGCTAGATATCCCCTGAACATTGACTTTCTACACTCCCACGGTCTTGGTGTCGTATTTACAGGAAATGACGAACAAAGCTTTCCATGGATGCACCCACAAACGGAAGAACAAAAAATTGTCCAGACATTCTTCCAGAATATAGGAGAAAAACAATTTCATGCGTACAACCTATTACGCGAGCAAGAAAAAAACAAATATCTTAAAGATGAGATAAATAATCTTCATATTCAATTTGAAAATCTCAAAGCAGAGCACAATATATATAAAGCAGAGTATAATATGCGTATTGATACGCTACAGAATGAGCTGACCCATAAAGAATCCTTCTTCCGTGAAACAGAGCACAATCTATATGCCGAAATCTCCTTCTTGCAGCAATCTTGCAACGAGTTTACGCAAAGCCGCTCTTGGCGTATAACCAAGCCTTTACGTATTGTTGGCCAAATAATTCGAAATAAAAAAAAGTTCTTAATTTAA